The DNA region ATAGTGTACATTTTTAATTCTTTAGAAGCATCTGTATTTATTACATTATGCTTAGCGCCTGCAGGAATTATAATTGCATCGCCATCCTTTACTTCATATTCTGTTCCGTCTATAATACACTTTCCCTTTCCACCTTCAAAGCGGAAAAATTGATCTATATCCGGATGTATTTCTTCTCCGATTTCTTCTTTAGGTTTTAAACTCATTAGAACAAGTTGGGAATGCGTTGAAGTATATAATACCTTGCGAAAATCTTTGTTCTCCAAAGTATTTTTTTCAATATTTATCTTAAATCCTTTGACTTTTTTTGATTCTTCGGTTATCATAGAATCTGATTCTTTTAATCTTTTCAGGTTGTTACCTTCACTGTCAGAACAGCTCGTAATACTAGTCGTTCCAAGCACTAATAAGGGTAAGGAAAATATTCCAATACCTAGTATATTGATTTGTAAAATCCTCATAAAGTATTTATTTAAGTAATATTATTCCATGAATTAAGGATTGAAAACAGGAATCTAACTTTCATATCTTTGGATTGTTTAATCTCTGCTTTCATCACCATCAATCATATGTAATTCTGTAGTATTTGGGCTTTCACCTTGAAACTTTCTCCAAGGGAAAAACTCTTTTTTTGGTGAGGCAGCAGCAGAGGTGTGTGGATTTATAAAAAATTACTAATACTTCTCCGTCAAATAACGAAATATAACTCACCGGCGGAGTATTATGATACAAGCTTGTTCTGGTGAAGCCTAACCTATTCCTCCTTGCTGAGTCCATTTCCAATCAGACTTTAGGACATCATTATCAACCTTCTCAGCTCTTACCCATGTCCTTAAAAAGGATCGCTTTCCATCGACCTCTTTCTCTGAAGAATGGTCTTTATCCTTTTCTTGATCTAATTTC from Sporocytophaga myxococcoides includes:
- a CDS encoding cupin domain-containing protein yields the protein MRILQINILGIGIFSLPLLVLGTTSITSCSDSEGNNLKRLKESDSMITEESKKVKGFKINIEKNTLENKDFRKVLYTSTHSQLVLMSLKPKEEIGEEIHPDIDQFFRFEGGKGKCIIDGTEYEVKDGDAIIIPAGAKHNVINTDASKELKMYTIYSPPHHKDGTVQKTKKDAETSKEEYDGVTSERN